The Cellulomonas oligotrophica sequence CGCGGCCCCTCAGTCGTCGCCGCCGGCACGCACGGCCAGGCTCGGTGCCTCGGCCGTCGCGGTGCCGGACGTGCGACGGTCGACGCGGGTCGCGAGCCGGTCCGCGGCCCGGGTCAGGCCGTAGTTGAGGACGATGAAGATCACCGCGGCCACGAGCAGCGCCTGCAGGATGTTGCCCTCGCCGGACCCGAGCCGGCGCGCGGCGGCCAGCAGCTCCGGGTAGGTGATGATCGCGCCGAGCGCGGTGTCCTTGAGGATGACGACGAGCTGCGAGGCGATCGCGGGCAGCATGGCGATCAGCGCCTGCGGCACCTCGACCAGCCGCAGCGACTGCCCGCGGGTGAGCCCGACGACGAGCGCGGCCTCCCGCTGGCCCTTCGGCAGCCCGTGGACGCCGGACCGTACGAGCTCGGCGAACACGGACCCGTTGTAGAGCGTCAGGCCGAGCACGACGGCCACGAGCGGGACGTCGCCCGGGTCGAGCAGGCCGGCGCGCGAGATCCCCAGGTAGAAGAAGATCATCATCAGCAGCACGGGCACGGCGCGGAAGAACTCGACGACCGCGCCGGCGACGACGCGCACCGCGCGGGACGACGCGAGCCGACCCAGCCCGAAGACCAGCCCGAAGACCCCCGACGCGACGATGGCGAGCGCGGCGGCGCGCAGGGTGTCGAGCAGCCCCGGCAGCAGGTACCCGGTCCAGGTGCGGGCCTCG is a genomic window containing:
- a CDS encoding amino acid ABC transporter permease; protein product: MSAHVLFDAPGPRARRRMVVVNVVAALVVAAIAAVALVLLDRKGQLDARLWTPFLEARTWTGYLLPGLLDTLRAAALAIVASGVFGLVFGLGRLASSRAVRVVAGAVVEFFRAVPVLLMMIFFYLGISRAGLLDPGDVPLVAVVLGLTLYNGSVFAELVRSGVHGLPKGQREAALVVGLTRGQSLRLVEVPQALIAMLPAIASQLVVILKDTALGAIITYPELLAAARRLGSGEGNILQALLVAAVIFIVLNYGLTRAADRLATRVDRRTSGTATAEAPSLAVRAGGDD